One window from the genome of Cryptomeria japonica chromosome 6, Sugi_1.0, whole genome shotgun sequence encodes:
- the LOC131064979 gene encoding cysteine-rich repeat secretory protein 1, with product MNPTIKFLLFLANLMAASATVLHWTCNTTEQGTNREYQQKVESVLHNLLEGKHQFSESPQGAQAAINESKVYGLFQCMGDVSQYDCNICGQEASYFVKQNCPGSAGASLWSNWCFLRFEAYDFISKPEAHFVNSGLPCSKSGGKSVGSLEKLMQKVAVKAPDQENYFASESVGGSFLNLEVEIKGRAQCWKDLSKEDCGKCLWNGLKEMEQCYGGKNSKAEILSQNCVLTYGMTFLTKDSSSNNPGVWLRQRLGK from the exons ATGAATCCCACCATTAAATTTCTCCTGTTCTTAGCCAATTTAATGGCAGCCAGTGCCACAGTCTTGCACTGGACCTGCAACACCACAGAGCAGGGCACAAACAGAGAATACCAACAGAAAGTTGAGAGTGTGTTACACAATCTTTTGGAGGGAAAACACCAATTCAGTGAAAGCCCACAAGGGGCACAGGCAGCCATTAATGAAAGTAAAGTTTATGGGCTGTTTCAATGCATGGGGGATGTTTCTCAGTATGACTGCAATATCTGTGGCCAAGAAGCCAGTTATTTTGTAAAGCAGAACTGCCCTGGTTCAGCTGGAGCCAGCCTCTGGTCCAATTGGTGCTTCCTTCGTTTTGAAGCCTATGATTTCATCTCCAAGCCCGAGGCCCATTTTGTGAATTCGGGGCTTCCCTGCAGTAAAAGTGGCGGGAAATCTGTTGGGTCTCTTGAGAAATTGATGCAGAAAGTTGCTGTAAAGGCTCCGGATCAGGAGAACTACTTTGCCTCTGAATCTGTGGGGGGTAGTTTTCTCAATTTGGAGGTTGAAATCAAGGGGCGTGCGCAGTGCTGGAAGGATTTGTCCAAGGAGGACTGTGGGAAGTGCCTGTGGAATGGGTTGAAGGAGATGGAACAGTGTTATGGTGGGAAGAATTCAAAAGCAGAGATTCTGTCACAGAATTGTGTTTTGACATACGGGATGACATTCCTGACAAAGGATTCTTCTTCGAACAATCCAG GTGTGTGGCTCCGACAGAGATTGGGAAAGTAA